The Corallococcus soli genome has a window encoding:
- the fabF gene encoding beta-ketoacyl-ACP synthase II yields the protein MEQRRVVVTGMGLISPCGTGVEKSWEGLVHGRSGVGPITLFDASPLACRFAGEVKDFNPEDFIERREVRRMDRFTQFAVAAADMAIADSGLKITPENAERVAAIIGSGIGGIASMEETYKKALEKGPDRISPFFILQMIINMAPGYVTLRHGIKGPSWSTNSACSTSAHAIGEAMRGIQRGEFDAAVAGGAEAPISMLGVGGFAAMKALSTRNDAPQAASRPFDQDRDGFVLAEGAGILVLEEYESARARGARILAELVGYGASSDANHVTAPAPEHEGAQRAMRAALKDARLAPGDIGYLNAHGTSTEIGDLLEMQGIARVFGDAAARLAISSTKSMTGHMNGAAGAAEAVISILALTRGVLPPTINLEHQDPRIPLDCIPNVAREQRVDAVMSNSFGFGGTNVALVFRRAPESPLPPL from the coding sequence ATGGAGCAGCGGCGCGTGGTGGTGACGGGAATGGGGCTCATCAGCCCATGTGGCACCGGGGTGGAGAAGAGCTGGGAGGGGCTTGTCCACGGCCGGAGCGGCGTGGGGCCCATCACCCTGTTCGACGCAAGCCCGCTCGCCTGCCGGTTCGCCGGCGAGGTGAAGGACTTCAACCCGGAGGACTTCATCGAACGGCGCGAGGTGCGGCGCATGGACCGCTTCACGCAGTTCGCGGTGGCGGCGGCGGACATGGCCATCGCGGACTCGGGTTTGAAAATCACCCCGGAGAACGCGGAGCGCGTGGCGGCCATCATCGGCTCCGGCATCGGCGGCATCGCCAGCATGGAGGAGACGTACAAGAAGGCGCTGGAGAAGGGGCCGGATCGCATCAGCCCCTTCTTCATCCTCCAGATGATCATCAACATGGCGCCCGGCTACGTCACCCTGCGCCACGGCATCAAGGGCCCCTCCTGGTCCACCAACTCCGCGTGCTCCACCAGCGCCCACGCCATTGGCGAAGCGATGCGCGGCATCCAGCGCGGTGAGTTCGACGCGGCGGTGGCGGGCGGCGCGGAGGCGCCCATCTCCATGCTGGGCGTCGGTGGCTTCGCCGCGATGAAGGCCCTGTCCACGCGCAACGACGCGCCCCAGGCCGCCAGCCGCCCCTTCGACCAGGACCGCGACGGCTTCGTCCTCGCGGAGGGCGCGGGCATCCTCGTCCTGGAGGAGTACGAGTCCGCCCGCGCGCGCGGCGCCCGCATCCTGGCGGAGCTGGTGGGCTACGGCGCCAGCTCCGACGCGAACCACGTCACCGCGCCCGCCCCCGAACACGAGGGCGCCCAGCGCGCCATGAGGGCCGCCCTCAAGGACGCGCGGCTGGCGCCAGGCGACATCGGCTACCTCAACGCGCACGGCACCTCCACGGAGATTGGCGACCTGCTGGAGATGCAGGGCATCGCCCGCGTATTCGGCGACGCGGCCGCCAGGCTCGCCATCTCCTCCACCAAGTCCATGACGGGCCACATGAACGGCGCGGCCGGCGCCGCCGAGGCCGTCATCAGCATCCTGGCCCTCACCCGGGGGGTGCTCCCGCCCACCATCAACCTGGAGCACCAGGACCCGCGCATCCCCCTGGACTGCATCCCCAACGTCGCCCGCGAACAGCGCGTGGACGCCGTGATGAGCAACTCCTTCGGCTTCGGCGGCACCAACGTCGCCCTCGTCTTCCGCCGCGCCCCGGAGAGCCCCCTCCCTCCTTTGTAA